ATCGACAGGTTCGCCGCTCCGACCGCCCGGCCGCCCATGACGACGCCGACACCACCACCGGCCACGGCGTGGGCCTCGGCCATGAACGCCGCGCCGCCCTCGTGGCGCGCCGCGACGAATTCGAGTCCGGGGTCGTCGAGCATGGCGTCCATGAACGTCGTAAAGCTCTCCGAAGGCACCCCGAACACTCGGCGAACGCCGTGTTCGCGCAGGGTGCCGACGAGGTTGGCGGCAACGGTGGTTCCCATCAGCTTTTCTCCTCGCTCACCACGGCCGGCCGCGCAATCGTGGGTGCATCGCGCGCTTCATCGGATGTGCGCCGCTTGCCGAAGAAGTGGCTCAGGGTCATGACGACCAGTGGGGTCGCGACCGCGATGTAGGCGTTGTCGATCCCGAAGGGGTTGCCCGCCAGGAACCAGCCGATGGTCGCCGGCAACGCCAGGATGATCGTCCAGAAGGCACCACTCTTGGTGCCGTAGCGGGGCGCGTAGAACATCAGCAGCACCAGGACGGCCAGGGCCGCACGCAACGACTTCGCCAGGAACGTCACGGTCAGCACGTCCGAGGCGAACAGCGCCAGCGAGATCGGGATCAGGCCGCTGATCAACGTGGCCAGCCGGAGGAACACCACATTCTTGCGGTCGTTACCTTCGCGGTTGAAGTACGGCTGGTAAAAGTCCTTGAGCAGCAAGGTAGAAGAGCCGATGGTCAAGGCCGCGATGGTGCCGAACATCGCGCCGCACAGGCCCGCGACGACGACACCGGCGAGCAGCGGATCGATGTCGACGACGAACGCGGGCAACGCCTGAATGCTCTTGATGTGTGGGTAGAGCACCGAACTGCACATGCCGATGAAGGCCGCGAGGATGCCGTAGGGCACCAGGATCAGCGCGGAATAGAAACCCGCTCGCCGTGCCTTCTGGTCGTCACCGACGGTCGTGACCGCCTGCACGACGTACTGGGTCGCGAAGATCGCGCCGACGCCGGCGATCATCCACGCCATGATCTGGCTCCAGCCGACGCCGTGCCAGGCGAACATCTCGGGCGGCACGGCGGCACGCAGCTTGTCCATGCCACCAACCCGCTGGTAGCCGATCACCGCCACGATGATGATGCCGACCATTTTGATCACGGCGTGCACGAAGTTCGTGTAGACGACCGACCGCATCCCGCCGATGCTGACGTAAATGGTGGCCAGGACCCCGACCAGGACGATCGCCCAGTAACGGTTGATGTCGAGCAGGCTGGCCAGGACGGCGCCGCCGCTGGCGTAGACCGAGACCGCCACGATCAGCAGGGCGCACACCATGATCACCGAGGTGGCGGTGCGGACCCTGGATCCGTAGGTGCGGGCGAGCGCACCGGAGATCGTGTTCTCACCGAGTGCGCTGTAGCGGCGCGCCGCCAGGAAGGCGAAGAGGATGAAGCCGACCCCGAGCGAGACGATGTTCCAGGCCGCCGAAATACCGACCGAATACGCCTCCTGCGCCGTGCCGATACTGGCCGTCGTGCCGATGAACTCCGAGGCGAGCAGGAATCCGATGAGAATCGCCGGAAATACCTTGCCGCCACTGGTGAAACCGTTCGATGTTCGGGATGAACGGCCCGCCAGAAAACTGATCACCGCAAGTATCGCGATGTATGCCGCTACTATGAGCACGATCAGCCACGCTGATTCCATCGGAGCCTCCTGCGTCGCCTCGCTGCGACACGTCTCAGGTGAATTGCGCCACGCTCAAACTATGTTTCGGCCGGTCAGCTGTCCAGAACCAGTTCACAATGAGAGCCATAGCGAACCCTGATAACACCGGACAGAATGCCCCAAAAGCCGGTTGAACAGCGAAAACGCCAAGCACTCCGGATGCGAATTCAACGCAGCGAAAAATGGACGTGCTTTAGTTCGGTAAATTGTTCAACGCCTTCCACTCCCCGCGTCCGGCCAAGGCCGGACATGCGCACACCGCCGGATGGCATTTCCGCGTAGGAATGGTTGTAGCCGTTGATCCACACCGTGCCGGCCTGCAGGGATCTTGCGACCGCGAACCCACGCGAGAGATCCCGGCTCCAGACCGACGCGGCCAGCCCGAACGGGGTGGCGTTGGCCCGCGCGACGGCCTCCGCGTCGTCGCCGACGACTTCCAGCGACAGCACCGGACCGAAGATGTCCTCCTGAATCACCGGAGACGTCACGTCGAGGTCGGCGACCAGCGCGGGAGTGAGGAAGTGGCCCGGGAGCGCGTCCGGGCGCACCTGCTCGCCGCCGATGACCACCCGGCCGTCCGCGCGCGCTCGATCCACCATCGCGCCCACCTTGTTCATGGCGGCCTCGGAGATCAACGGTCCGAGCCTGGTGTCGGCCGAACGCGGATCGCCGGGGTGGGTGGCCCCGAGCAGCGATCGCAGCATGTCCTCCGCTTCGGCAGCGTGGTCGGCGTGGACCAGAATCCTGGTGCATGCCATGCACATTTGGCCGCTCGTGATCACCGCTGCCCGCGCGGCGGTCTCGACCGCGGCACGCAGATCGCCGTCGGCGAGCACGACCAGGGTCGCCTTGCCGCCGAGTTCCAGCAGCGGCCGGGTCATGGTCTCGGACGCGTCACGCATCACGGCCTGCCCGGCCGTCGTGGACCCGGTGATCGCGACCGCTCTTGTGTCCGGATGCCGCACCAGTGCGGAGCCCACCTCCACGCCTCCGGGCAGAACGTGCAGCACGTCGCGTGGCACGCCTGCCTGGTGACCGATCTCGATGATCCGCCGGGTGACGTGCACGGTCTGCGGCGCGGGCTTGACCAACGCGGTCACCCCTGCGGCGAAGGCCGGCGCGATGTCGCGCAGGAGCAGCAGCACCGGCCAATTCCACGGCGTGATGAACACGGTCGGCCCCACGGGCTCGCGGACCAGGTGGGCCTCGGAACCGTCCGGCAGGCTTCCCGCGCGGCCAAGCGGCAGCCGCGCGAGGCCGGCGTTGAACCGCAGTGCATCGACCGCCCCGGCCACCTCGATTCGCGCTTCACCGATCGGCTTCCCGGTCTCCCGGACCAGGTCGGCGGCGAGTTCGGTGGCGTGGTCTTGCAGCAGCTGGGCCCAGGTGTGCAGAACCTCCGCGCGGCGGCGGTGATCCCGAGGCCAGGAACCCGCCATCGCCGCGGTCGCCGCGCCCACGGCGGCCTCGATCTCGGCAGGGGTCGCCGGCGGTACCGGCTCCAACTGCCGCAAGGTGCTTGGATCAACGGGCAGTGAAAGTCCAGGTTCTGCTGTCAGCATCGTTGCCTTCCGAAGAGACATTCAGACGAACACGCCGCCACCGTCGACGACCAGCGTCTGGCCGGTGATGAACGCACTTTCCGGACCGCTCAGCCACAACACGGCACCGACCAGGTCCTCCGGGCACATGCTTCGCGGCAGGCTGCGCGTCCGGGCCATCTGCGCGACGTAGGTCTCGTCGTTGATCGCGCGGGTCGCCGCGTCGTCGACGAGGCCCGGCGAGACGGCATTGACGGTGATGCCCACCTGGCCGAGCTCACGCGCCGCCGCCCGGGTCAGTCCCTCGACGGCGGCCTTCGAGGCGACGTAGTGCGCGAACCCGGCCGCGCCGGTCCTTGACACCACGGAGGCGATGTTGACGATGCGACCGCCGCCGCGCTCCCGCATCACCGGCACGACGGCGCGAATCGCTTGCCACGAGCCGCGAACGTTGACCCTGAGCACGGTG
The sequence above is a segment of the Saccharopolyspora phatthalungensis genome. Coding sequences within it:
- a CDS encoding aldehyde dehydrogenase family protein, which encodes MSLRKATMLTAEPGLSLPVDPSTLRQLEPVPPATPAEIEAAVGAATAAMAGSWPRDHRRRAEVLHTWAQLLQDHATELAADLVRETGKPIGEARIEVAGAVDALRFNAGLARLPLGRAGSLPDGSEAHLVREPVGPTVFITPWNWPVLLLLRDIAPAFAAGVTALVKPAPQTVHVTRRIIEIGHQAGVPRDVLHVLPGGVEVGSALVRHPDTRAVAITGSTTAGQAVMRDASETMTRPLLELGGKATLVVLADGDLRAAVETAARAAVITSGQMCMACTRILVHADHAAEAEDMLRSLLGATHPGDPRSADTRLGPLISEAAMNKVGAMVDRARADGRVVIGGEQVRPDALPGHFLTPALVADLDVTSPVIQEDIFGPVLSLEVVGDDAEAVARANATPFGLAASVWSRDLSRGFAVARSLQAGTVWINGYNHSYAEMPSGGVRMSGLGRTRGVEGVEQFTELKHVHFSLR
- a CDS encoding SDR family NAD(P)-dependent oxidoreductase, coding for MNTAALNAKTVLLTGAAGDIGAAYTTAFAALGAHVIAADLPRFTDTGTRLAEQATSAGPGSAVFVPCDITSDDDLHAAVELGTERFGGVDVLVNNAAIYQGLGAKRGLSELTNDDWDTVLRVNVRGSWQAIRAVVPVMRERGGGRIVNIASVVSRTGAAGFAHYVASKAAVEGLTRAAARELGQVGITVNAVSPGLVDDAATRAINDETYVAQMARTRSLPRSMCPEDLVGAVLWLSGPESAFITGQTLVVDGGGVFV
- a CDS encoding sodium:solute symporter family protein encodes the protein MESAWLIVLIVAAYIAILAVISFLAGRSSRTSNGFTSGGKVFPAILIGFLLASEFIGTTASIGTAQEAYSVGISAAWNIVSLGVGFILFAFLAARRYSALGENTISGALARTYGSRVRTATSVIMVCALLIVAVSVYASGGAVLASLLDINRYWAIVLVGVLATIYVSIGGMRSVVYTNFVHAVIKMVGIIIVAVIGYQRVGGMDKLRAAVPPEMFAWHGVGWSQIMAWMIAGVGAIFATQYVVQAVTTVGDDQKARRAGFYSALILVPYGILAAFIGMCSSVLYPHIKSIQALPAFVVDIDPLLAGVVVAGLCGAMFGTIAALTIGSSTLLLKDFYQPYFNREGNDRKNVVFLRLATLISGLIPISLALFASDVLTVTFLAKSLRAALAVLVLLMFYAPRYGTKSGAFWTIILALPATIGWFLAGNPFGIDNAYIAVATPLVVMTLSHFFGKRRTSDEARDAPTIARPAVVSEEKS